One Tomitella gaofuii DNA segment encodes these proteins:
- a CDS encoding DUF4411 family protein has protein sequence MSYTLDSNILINMERLYPRDIFPSLWASIEDLVSQGEACICEAVLRELERGDDDLHTWAKNLHGFLCATHQDEVLTVANITQAHPEWVSGTQNDADPWVIAHGLQEQRVVVTEENLKGPNTPDRNQRIPNVALEHGVATMKFFGFVKAQGWSF, from the coding sequence GTGAGCTACACCCTCGATTCAAACATTCTCATTAACATGGAGCGGCTCTACCCCCGCGACATCTTCCCGTCACTATGGGCTTCAATCGAAGACCTCGTGAGCCAGGGAGAGGCCTGCATCTGCGAAGCAGTCCTCCGCGAGTTGGAGCGAGGTGACGACGACCTCCACACCTGGGCAAAGAATCTCCACGGGTTCCTATGCGCAACGCATCAAGATGAGGTGTTGACCGTGGCCAACATCACTCAGGCCCACCCCGAGTGGGTGAGCGGAACACAGAACGATGCCGACCCCTGGGTCATTGCCCATGGACTTCAAGAGCAACGGGTGGTGGTTACCGAGGAGAACCTAAAGGGACCCAATACCCCGGACCGGAACCAGAGGATCCCCAATGTTGCATTGGAACATGGGGTAGCCACTATGAAGTTTTTCGGATTCGTCAAGGCACAAGGCTGGTCTTTCTAG
- the istA gene encoding IS21 family transposase, with the protein MKERSRVEQYERIRRDHRDEGLSIRALARKHRVHRRDVRLALASAIPPPRKTPDRAAPVLGPHEATIRRWLTEDLDAPKKQRHTARRIWQRLLDEQGADVAESSVRNLVAHLRVEIAGEQVQVMIPQAHGPAEEAEVDFGEFTAVIAGIVMRLFMFCMRLSHSGKAVHVAYANQAQESFLDGHVQAFAAFGGVPIGQVRYDNLTAAVVKVALGRERFEHPRFIALRSHYGYDSFYCIPGIDGAHEKGGVEGEIGRFRRRHLTPVPHAGSLAELNLILAAADAADDDRRIAARAETVGAAAARELPLLRPLPDAPFDVAATLSCRVDAKARVCVRQSYYSVPARYAGRRLEVRLGADTIEALDPDTGMTGGRVIARHVRSLLGGSEDLLLDHYLEVLERKPGALAGATALATARSRGVFTAAHQRFWVAARNQLGDGAGTRALIGVLLLHGTIDADAIATGMTAAREAGMFSAEVVAVEARHAADAARPAVPVAVPDTAAAAAGERPVPSLAGYDRLLTTGRVSA; encoded by the coding sequence GTGAAGGAACGATCGAGAGTGGAGCAATACGAACGTATCCGACGAGACCATCGTGATGAAGGCCTGTCGATCCGCGCACTGGCACGCAAACACAGGGTCCACCGCCGTGACGTGCGTCTGGCACTCGCCTCGGCGATACCGCCACCACGCAAGACCCCCGACCGGGCCGCCCCGGTCCTCGGCCCGCACGAGGCGACGATCCGCCGGTGGCTGACCGAAGACCTCGACGCGCCGAAGAAACAACGCCACACCGCCCGCCGTATCTGGCAGCGGCTACTCGACGAACAAGGAGCAGACGTGGCCGAATCGAGTGTGCGGAACCTCGTCGCCCATCTGCGTGTCGAGATCGCCGGCGAGCAGGTGCAGGTGATGATCCCGCAGGCCCATGGGCCTGCCGAGGAAGCGGAGGTCGACTTCGGTGAGTTCACCGCCGTGATCGCCGGGATCGTGATGCGCCTGTTCATGTTCTGCATGCGCCTGTCGCATTCGGGCAAGGCCGTGCACGTCGCCTACGCGAACCAGGCCCAGGAGTCGTTCCTTGATGGGCATGTTCAGGCGTTCGCCGCGTTCGGCGGGGTGCCGATCGGGCAGGTGCGCTACGACAACCTGACCGCCGCGGTGGTCAAGGTGGCGCTCGGGCGTGAGCGGTTCGAGCATCCCCGGTTCATCGCCCTGCGCTCGCACTACGGCTACGACTCGTTTTACTGCATCCCCGGTATCGACGGGGCGCATGAGAAGGGTGGTGTCGAGGGCGAGATCGGCCGTTTCCGGCGCCGGCACCTGACCCCGGTGCCCCACGCCGGTTCGCTGGCCGAACTCAATCTCATACTCGCCGCCGCGGACGCCGCCGATGACGACCGGCGTATCGCCGCCCGGGCCGAGACCGTCGGGGCGGCGGCCGCCCGGGAGCTGCCGCTGCTGCGGCCTTTGCCCGATGCGCCGTTCGACGTGGCCGCGACGCTGTCGTGCCGGGTCGACGCGAAGGCGCGGGTGTGTGTGCGCCAGTCCTACTACTCGGTGCCGGCACGGTATGCCGGCCGGCGCCTGGAGGTGCGTCTCGGCGCCGACACGATCGAGGCACTTGACCCGGACACCGGCATGACCGGCGGGCGGGTCATCGCCCGGCATGTCCGGTCGCTGCTGGGGGGCAGCGAGGACCTGCTGCTCGATCACTACCTGGAGGTCCTCGAGCGCAAGCCCGGCGCCCTGGCCGGGGCGACCGCCCTGGCCACCGCCCGCTCGCGCGGCGTGTTCACCGCGGCCCATCAGCGGTTCTGGGTTGCCGCCCGCAATCAGCTCGGTGACGGGGCCGGCACCCGCGCGCTGATCGGGGTGCTGTTGTTGCACGGCACCATCGATGCCGACGCGATCGCCACGGGCATGACCGCGGCACGCGAGGCGGGCATGTTCTCCGCGGAGGTCGTCGCCGTCGAGGCCCGGCATGCCGCCGACGCGGCCAGGCCGGCCGTCCCGGTGGCCGTGCCGGACACGGCCGCGGCGGCGGCCGGCGAACGGCCGGTGCCGTCGCTGGCCGGCTACGACCGGCTCCTCACGACCGGCCGGGTGAGCGCATGA
- the istB gene encoding IS21-like element helper ATPase IstB yields the protein MTTARKAPAGAAVGAWTDEAASAAIASAATVLRLPTVGGHAQGIAAAAAKQRLSHLGFLAEVLTAECDERDARMRIRRVREAKFPRTKRLADFDAARLPALPAATLAHLAGGSWIDKGEPLVLLGDSGTGKTHLLIALGTAAAEQGRRVRYVTTAALVNELAEAADARQLSRVVARYARLDLLCLDEVGYVHLDPRGAELLFQVITAREERASIACASNAPFSEWGATFTDPRLAAAVVDRLTFNAHIIATGTDSYRLATSAAHTTGNQAPRKETHPA from the coding sequence ATGACCACCGCCAGGAAGGCGCCGGCGGGTGCGGCGGTGGGCGCGTGGACCGATGAGGCTGCGTCGGCGGCGATAGCTTCTGCTGCAACGGTTTTGCGGCTGCCGACCGTGGGTGGGCATGCCCAGGGGATCGCCGCTGCGGCGGCCAAGCAGCGACTGTCGCATCTGGGGTTCCTCGCCGAGGTGCTCACCGCCGAATGCGACGAGCGGGACGCGCGGATGCGGATCCGCCGGGTCCGTGAGGCGAAGTTCCCGCGCACCAAACGCCTCGCCGACTTCGACGCCGCCCGCCTGCCGGCCCTGCCCGCGGCCACGCTGGCGCACCTGGCCGGCGGCTCCTGGATCGACAAGGGCGAGCCGTTGGTGCTGCTCGGCGACTCTGGCACTGGGAAGACGCACCTGCTGATCGCGCTGGGCACCGCGGCCGCCGAGCAGGGCCGCCGGGTCCGGTATGTCACCACCGCGGCGCTGGTCAACGAGCTGGCGGAGGCGGCCGACGCCCGGCAGCTGTCCCGCGTCGTCGCACGCTACGCCCGCCTGGACCTGCTCTGCCTCGACGAGGTGGGCTATGTGCATCTCGATCCGCGTGGGGCGGAGTTGTTGTTCCAGGTGATCACGGCCCGGGAGGAACGCGCCTCGATCGCGTGCGCATCGAACGCCCCGTTTTCCGAATGGGGAGCAACGTTCACCGACCCGCGTCTCGCGGCGGCGGTGGTCGACCGGCTCACGTTCAACGCGCACATCATCGCCACCGGCACCGACTCCTACCGGCTGGCCACCAGCGCCGCGCACACCACCGGCAACCAGGCGCCGAGGAAGGAGACCCACCCCGCCTGA
- a CDS encoding type I restriction-modification system subunit M has product MPHSSINHARIAALIWNIADDVLRDLYVRGKYRDVILPFTVLRRLDSVLGPTRDAVMAMKKMLDEAGVADQDAPLRDAAKQDFYNTSGFSLQDLRHVSNSTRLRQNFEAYLDGFSPNVQEIIDNFEFRNQLPRLTKADALGALIEKFLAPDLDLSPAGMDNHGMGTVFEELVRRFNEENNEEAGEHWTPRDAVRLMTRLMFEPIADTIPSGTYRLYDGAMGTGGMLTVAEETLKHLTELSGKKVSTHLYGQEINAETYAIAKADLILKGDGKAADNIVGGPEYSTLSNDAFAGQEFDFMLSNPPYGKSWKTDQDRLGGAKKIIDPRFVVNHDNDSEYSLVTRSSDGQLMFLANLISKMKQGTELGSRIASVHNGSSLFTGDAGQGESNIRRWIIENDWLEAIVALPLKMFYNTGIATYVWVLSNRKEDRRKGKVQLIDATSWFTPLRKNLGEKGVEVSSTDADKVLEAFKAFDEYEDTDRSKVFDGVDFGYHKITVERPLRIAGVDPHRVYTAKEIKQLKEDGVRDESAPPLIRKALPYAATPDPLHGRYEAVIDGRARVVEYEPDTELRDTEQVPLNEPAGDYADGVEAFFRREVEPYAPDAWIDDSKAKIGYEISFTRHFYKPAPMRTLAAIQADIRALEAETEDLIAEIAGED; this is encoded by the coding sequence GTGCCACACAGCTCCATCAACCACGCGCGAATTGCGGCGCTCATCTGGAATATCGCTGACGATGTCCTCCGCGACCTCTACGTTCGAGGCAAATATCGGGACGTGATCCTTCCCTTCACGGTCCTGCGTCGCCTGGACAGCGTCCTTGGCCCGACGCGCGATGCAGTGATGGCGATGAAGAAGATGCTGGACGAGGCGGGCGTCGCTGACCAGGATGCACCGCTGCGCGATGCTGCCAAGCAGGACTTCTACAACACATCTGGTTTCTCGCTGCAGGATCTGCGGCACGTGTCGAACTCGACGCGCCTGCGGCAGAACTTCGAGGCGTACCTCGATGGCTTCTCGCCTAACGTGCAGGAGATCATCGACAACTTCGAGTTCCGTAACCAACTACCTCGGCTTACGAAGGCTGACGCGCTCGGTGCGTTGATCGAGAAGTTCCTCGCTCCAGACCTCGATCTCTCCCCAGCGGGCATGGACAACCACGGGATGGGCACCGTCTTCGAAGAGTTGGTGCGCCGCTTCAACGAGGAGAACAACGAAGAGGCCGGCGAGCACTGGACGCCGCGTGACGCTGTGCGCCTGATGACCCGGCTGATGTTCGAACCCATCGCAGACACGATCCCGTCGGGTACCTACCGGCTCTACGACGGTGCGATGGGCACCGGTGGCATGCTGACCGTCGCCGAAGAGACCCTGAAGCATCTGACGGAGCTGTCCGGCAAGAAGGTCTCCACGCACCTCTACGGGCAGGAGATCAACGCCGAGACGTACGCGATTGCGAAGGCCGACCTGATCCTCAAGGGCGACGGCAAGGCGGCCGACAACATTGTCGGCGGTCCGGAGTACTCCACCCTGTCGAACGACGCCTTTGCGGGGCAGGAGTTCGACTTCATGCTCTCCAACCCGCCGTATGGCAAGAGTTGGAAGACAGACCAGGACCGCCTCGGCGGCGCGAAGAAGATCATCGACCCACGGTTCGTTGTCAACCACGACAATGACAGCGAGTACTCGCTGGTGACGCGGAGCAGCGACGGGCAGCTGATGTTCCTCGCGAATCTGATCTCGAAGATGAAGCAGGGCACCGAGCTTGGTTCCCGGATCGCATCGGTGCACAACGGCTCCTCGCTGTTCACCGGTGATGCCGGCCAGGGCGAGAGCAACATCCGACGATGGATTATCGAGAACGACTGGCTCGAAGCGATCGTCGCGCTGCCGCTGAAGATGTTCTACAACACCGGTATCGCCACGTACGTGTGGGTGCTCTCCAACCGCAAGGAGGATCGCCGCAAGGGCAAGGTCCAGCTCATCGACGCCACGAGCTGGTTCACGCCGCTGCGCAAGAACCTGGGCGAGAAGGGCGTCGAGGTCAGCTCGACTGACGCCGACAAGGTGCTCGAGGCATTCAAAGCATTCGACGAGTACGAAGACACCGACCGCTCGAAGGTATTCGACGGCGTGGACTTCGGGTACCACAAGATCACCGTCGAACGGCCGTTGCGCATCGCCGGTGTCGACCCACACCGTGTCTACACGGCGAAGGAGATCAAGCAGCTAAAGGAGGACGGCGTGCGAGACGAGAGCGCGCCGCCTCTCATTCGCAAGGCACTGCCGTACGCGGCAACGCCGGATCCGCTGCACGGGAGGTACGAAGCCGTCATCGACGGCCGTGCCCGCGTCGTCGAGTACGAGCCCGACACCGAGCTGCGCGACACCGAACAGGTACCACTCAACGAGCCCGCGGGTGACTATGCCGACGGCGTCGAAGCATTCTTCCGTCGCGAAGTCGAGCCATACGCCCCTGATGCCTGGATTGACGACTCGAAGGCGAAGATCGGCTACGAGATCTCCTTTACTCGTCATTTCTACAAGCCCGCGCCGATGCGCACCCTGGCTGCGATTCAGGCCGACATTCGTGCGTTGGAGGCAGAGACTGAGGATCTGATCGCTGAGATCGCAGGTGAGGACTGA
- a CDS encoding helix-turn-helix domain-containing protein: protein MTEPLKKVLGAQVRDVRLARRLSQEGLAEELGVSTRYLAGIERGERNLTLDSVDALAEQLGVEAQALVVRQ, encoded by the coding sequence GTGACAGAACCGCTGAAGAAGGTGCTCGGAGCGCAGGTGCGCGATGTGCGCCTTGCGCGCCGTCTGTCGCAGGAGGGTCTCGCCGAGGAGCTCGGCGTCTCGACTCGGTACCTCGCGGGCATCGAGCGTGGGGAGCGTAACCTCACTCTGGACTCCGTCGATGCTCTGGCGGAGCAACTAGGTGTTGAGGCGCAGGCACTGGTCGTCCGTCAGTGA
- a CDS encoding XRE family transcriptional regulator, whose product MARAPINGATLTWARSVMHLDAQDVASAAGTTLERTLAFESGDEQPTLKQLEKIAKKLDRTMAFFFAPPPTSTDVPQTPDFRGRGAEPLPPLLAREMRRAEQHRDTVLDLQGAPEQTARVGSITWDTYRKRASELRTHLGLREEFVPPENGQNQVLNFWRGLLEHHGYLVFQTTKVPLSTFRGLSIQHDSLPVIILNGSDSNNGKVFTLFHEVAHLANRTSGLCDLDEDVNEEAIANAFAANFLMPYKQVTALVRTLDGEPSDLASKVAARFKVSFLAAGIRLRTLDVIDDGDLELIWQESDAVWAKSRADQKAKTGGPAPWRVRYRDLGSTYIGTVARAVEDSRVDWMDASYLLNARIPMVRQMFEEYYRTEGSTQ is encoded by the coding sequence ATGGCACGCGCACCCATCAACGGGGCCACACTGACTTGGGCGCGCTCCGTCATGCACCTGGATGCCCAGGACGTGGCCAGCGCCGCTGGCACAACCCTCGAACGGACACTTGCGTTTGAGTCCGGCGACGAGCAGCCGACCTTGAAGCAGCTAGAGAAGATTGCTAAGAAGTTGGACCGGACAATGGCCTTCTTCTTCGCTCCTCCACCAACGTCCACGGACGTTCCACAGACCCCTGACTTTCGTGGGCGTGGAGCGGAACCCCTTCCCCCCCTTCTTGCGCGCGAAATGCGTCGCGCGGAGCAGCACCGCGACACAGTGTTAGATCTCCAGGGAGCGCCGGAGCAGACAGCCCGAGTGGGTTCCATCACTTGGGACACCTACCGCAAGCGTGCCAGCGAGCTCCGTACCCATCTCGGCCTCCGCGAAGAGTTTGTCCCCCCCGAAAATGGCCAGAACCAGGTACTGAACTTTTGGCGAGGACTGCTGGAGCACCATGGCTACCTCGTGTTCCAGACGACGAAGGTGCCTCTCAGCACATTCCGAGGCCTGTCCATCCAGCACGATTCCTTGCCCGTAATCATCCTTAACGGATCCGATTCCAACAACGGCAAAGTTTTCACCCTCTTCCATGAGGTAGCGCACCTTGCCAACAGAACCAGCGGGCTGTGCGATCTGGATGAGGATGTGAATGAAGAGGCAATCGCTAATGCGTTCGCGGCGAACTTCCTCATGCCCTACAAGCAGGTCACGGCGTTGGTGCGAACATTGGATGGAGAGCCCAGCGACCTAGCATCCAAGGTAGCGGCGCGCTTCAAGGTCAGCTTCCTGGCCGCAGGCATCCGCCTCCGGACATTGGATGTAATCGATGACGGCGATTTGGAACTCATCTGGCAGGAGAGTGACGCGGTCTGGGCCAAGAGCCGAGCGGACCAGAAGGCAAAGACCGGCGGGCCTGCCCCCTGGCGCGTGCGTTACCGAGACCTTGGCAGTACATATATCGGAACCGTGGCGCGCGCCGTGGAGGACTCCCGAGTTGACTGGATGGACGCCAGTTACCTCCTGAACGCACGAATTCCCATGGTCAGACAGATGTTTGAGGAGTATTACCGGACTGAGGGGAGTACCCAGTGA
- a CDS encoding IS256 family transposase: MAMDQSALLEITRMLQSADDGTMIRTLLATFLQVFVDAEATAHIGADRYQRSDTRTTSRNGTRDKTITTTSGDVTVKIPKLRAGSFFPSLLEPRRRIDVALKAVIMEAYVHGTSTRKVDELVSALGADTGISKSEVSRICADLDEDVAAFNTRELSGQQFPYVFVDATYCKARVGGDRTGKGSRVCSQAVVIATGVSVDGRREVLGCAVGDSETEAFWAEFLRGLRGRGLSGVRLVVSDHHLGLMNAISAVFVGAAWQRCRVHFMRNVLTRVPKGHAEMVAAAIRTVFSQPDAPAVRGQVDEVAGMLERQFPAVADMLLRLTTCVLIDAHDEWQATGRRYLSEESMTLLRATVNTAVEATPDTAEVMDKAA, from the coding sequence ATGGCCATGGACCAGTCTGCACTACTCGAGATCACCCGGATGCTCCAGTCCGCCGACGACGGCACGATGATCCGCACCCTGCTCGCCACGTTCCTGCAGGTGTTCGTCGACGCCGAAGCAACCGCCCACATCGGCGCCGACCGCTACCAGCGCAGCGACACGCGCACCACCAGCCGCAACGGCACCCGAGACAAGACGATCACCACCACCAGCGGCGACGTGACGGTGAAGATTCCGAAACTGCGGGCCGGGTCGTTCTTCCCGTCGCTGCTCGAGCCGCGCCGGCGTATCGACGTCGCCCTCAAGGCGGTGATCATGGAGGCGTACGTGCACGGCACCTCGACCCGCAAGGTCGACGAGCTGGTGTCCGCGCTCGGCGCCGACACGGGCATCTCCAAATCCGAGGTCTCGCGTATCTGCGCCGACCTGGACGAGGACGTGGCCGCGTTCAATACGCGCGAGCTGTCCGGCCAGCAGTTCCCGTACGTGTTCGTCGACGCCACCTACTGCAAGGCCCGTGTCGGGGGCGACCGAACGGGCAAGGGGTCGCGGGTGTGTTCGCAGGCGGTGGTCATCGCCACCGGAGTGAGCGTCGACGGCCGCCGCGAGGTCCTCGGCTGCGCCGTCGGCGACAGCGAGACCGAGGCGTTCTGGGCCGAGTTCCTGCGTGGGCTGCGCGGCCGTGGCCTGTCCGGGGTCCGCCTGGTGGTCTCCGATCACCACCTGGGGCTGATGAACGCCATCAGCGCCGTGTTCGTCGGCGCCGCGTGGCAGCGGTGCCGCGTCCATTTCATGCGCAATGTCCTCACCCGCGTACCCAAAGGGCATGCGGAGATGGTCGCCGCCGCGATCCGCACCGTGTTCTCCCAGCCCGATGCGCCCGCGGTACGCGGGCAGGTCGACGAGGTCGCCGGCATGCTCGAGCGGCAGTTCCCGGCGGTGGCCGACATGTTGTTGCGGTTGACCACGTGCGTGCTCATCGACGCCCATGACGAATGGCAGGCCACCGGCAGGCGCTACCTGTCGGAGGAATCGATGACCCTGCTCCGCGCGACCGTCAACACCGCCGTCGAGGCAACACCCGATACAGCGGAGGTGATGGACAAAGCCGCTTAG
- a CDS encoding transposase: MVKAVRIDDQAKHGDDSSDIEGPEPDYQRLTDEQWSWIEHIVHTEDGPRRGRPRTDIRTIVDAALYKTRTGISWRELPAEFGSWQTAVRRHNQLIASSQWEEITRTLAERDLPQ; the protein is encoded by the coding sequence GTGGTCAAAGCCGTGCGAATCGATGACCAGGCGAAGCATGGTGACGACAGCAGCGACATCGAGGGCCCCGAGCCCGACTATCAACGACTCACAGATGAGCAATGGAGCTGGATCGAGCACATCGTTCACACAGAAGACGGCCCTCGCCGCGGGCGGCCACGCACTGACATACGCACGATCGTCGACGCGGCTCTCTACAAGACCCGCACCGGCATCTCGTGGCGCGAGCTCCCAGCGGAGTTCGGTTCGTGGCAGACCGCCGTGCGCCGGCACAACCAACTGATCGCGAGCTCCCAGTGGGAGGAGATCACTCGCACTCTGGCGGAACGAGACCTGCCCCAGTGA
- a CDS encoding type I restriction endonuclease subunit R: MRRLNEESLEALIVDQMVDGGWAEGAPAGYVASYALDLGLFTKFIEATQPDLVEPLGLTSETPTRHKFLARLQGEITRRGVVHMLRNGIDHLGLHVDLYYPTPDAANPKAAALFEANRFVVTRQVHHSVSNTGDAVDLVAFVNGLPVFTFELKNNITNQTVEDAVRQYQRDRDPREPLFAFGRTIAHFALDDQRARFCTQLKGASSWFLPFDRGFNDGAGNPPNPDGVMTDYLWRQVLAPLSLAGIIENYAQIVVEKNQKTGKKVSKAIFPRYHQLDVVRKLLADVEANGAGHRYLIQHSAGSGKSNSIAWLTHQLTETTHDGRIAFDSIIVVTDRIILDNQLTQTIKSFLQVGSTVVHADRSGDLRRAISAGKKIIVTTVQKFPYILDDIGADHRDRTFAIVIDEAHSSQGSKTSAAVSRALAGVDDIEDDNVEDQINRIIEGKKLLPNASYFAFTATPKNKTLEMFGEPVPNAEGGTGFRPFHSYTMKQAIQEGFIVDVLANYTPVGSYYKLMKTVEDDPEFDAKRASKKLRAYVEGNEHAIAQKSTIMVEHFLAQVVAKRKISGQARAMVVTSSIARCIEYFHAIREALAARKSPYRAVVAFSGEHEYKGMKVTEASLNGFPTNAIAEQVKTDPYRILVVANKFQTGYDEPLLHTMYVDKALSGVLAVQTLSRLNRAQPAKHDTFVLDFANDADEIQRAFEPYYRTTVLAEETDANKLHDLVNDLDTFAVYTIEQIDEFVSRYLAGESRDRLDPLLDVSVAEYIEMPDEDDQVAFKGGAKAFLRTYNFLSTVLPYGSSEWEKRSIFLDHLVPKLPAPKEEDLSAGILENIDLESYRAEKLSAMKIVLDDEDGTLDPVPAAGGGHRSDPDLERLSAIVRSFNDHFGNIEWNDADRVKRFITEEIPRLVSEDEAYKNAQANDDPVNARVESDRALSQVMLRLISDDTQLFKEFQDNTSFKQWLANAVFNATYRKSA; the protein is encoded by the coding sequence ATGCGGCGTCTCAATGAGGAGAGCTTGGAGGCACTTATCGTCGACCAGATGGTCGACGGGGGATGGGCCGAGGGCGCGCCGGCCGGCTACGTCGCGTCCTATGCGCTTGACCTCGGCCTGTTCACGAAGTTCATCGAGGCGACCCAGCCCGACCTCGTTGAGCCGCTTGGACTTACGTCGGAAACGCCTACGCGTCACAAGTTCCTTGCGCGGCTTCAGGGGGAGATCACGCGCCGTGGCGTCGTGCATATGCTGCGCAACGGCATCGACCACCTCGGTCTGCATGTTGATCTCTACTATCCGACGCCTGACGCGGCGAACCCGAAGGCTGCCGCTCTCTTCGAGGCGAACCGCTTTGTGGTCACCCGGCAGGTGCATCATAGTGTGAGCAACACGGGCGACGCTGTTGACCTCGTCGCGTTCGTCAACGGACTGCCGGTGTTCACGTTCGAATTGAAGAACAACATCACGAACCAGACGGTCGAGGACGCTGTACGGCAGTATCAGCGCGACCGCGACCCCCGTGAGCCGCTTTTCGCGTTCGGCCGGACCATCGCGCACTTCGCCCTCGACGACCAGCGAGCCCGATTCTGCACCCAGCTCAAGGGCGCTTCCTCCTGGTTCCTCCCCTTCGACCGGGGCTTCAACGACGGGGCCGGCAACCCGCCGAACCCCGACGGCGTAATGACCGATTACCTCTGGCGGCAGGTGCTTGCTCCGCTCAGTCTCGCGGGGATCATCGAGAACTACGCGCAGATCGTCGTTGAGAAGAACCAGAAGACTGGCAAGAAGGTCTCGAAGGCGATCTTCCCGCGCTACCACCAGCTCGACGTCGTCCGGAAACTACTCGCCGATGTCGAGGCGAACGGCGCGGGCCATCGGTACCTGATCCAGCACTCTGCAGGCAGCGGCAAGTCGAACTCGATCGCCTGGTTGACCCATCAGTTGACCGAGACGACCCATGACGGTCGCATCGCTTTCGACTCGATCATCGTCGTCACTGACCGCATCATCCTCGACAACCAGCTCACCCAGACCATCAAGTCGTTCCTGCAGGTGGGCTCAACAGTTGTCCACGCGGATCGGTCGGGGGACTTGCGCCGCGCGATCTCGGCCGGCAAGAAGATCATCGTGACGACGGTGCAGAAGTTCCCATACATCCTGGATGACATCGGAGCGGACCACCGGGACCGCACGTTCGCCATCGTGATCGACGAAGCACACTCGTCGCAGGGCTCGAAGACGTCGGCAGCAGTCTCCCGAGCTCTTGCCGGCGTGGACGACATCGAAGACGACAACGTCGAGGACCAGATCAACCGGATCATCGAGGGCAAGAAGCTGCTGCCGAACGCGAGCTACTTTGCGTTCACGGCGACTCCGAAGAACAAGACGCTCGAGATGTTCGGCGAGCCAGTACCGAACGCCGAGGGCGGCACGGGATTCCGACCCTTCCACTCGTACACGATGAAGCAGGCGATCCAAGAGGGCTTCATCGTCGATGTCCTCGCGAACTACACCCCCGTCGGCAGCTACTACAAACTGATGAAGACCGTCGAAGACGACCCCGAGTTCGACGCGAAGCGCGCATCGAAGAAGCTCCGCGCGTACGTCGAGGGCAACGAACACGCCATCGCGCAGAAGTCCACCATCATGGTCGAACACTTCCTCGCGCAAGTGGTGGCGAAGCGCAAGATCTCCGGGCAGGCCCGGGCCATGGTGGTGACGTCATCGATTGCACGCTGCATCGAGTACTTCCACGCGATCCGTGAGGCACTCGCCGCGCGCAAGAGCCCGTACCGAGCGGTCGTCGCCTTCTCCGGCGAGCACGAGTACAAGGGTATGAAGGTGACCGAAGCCAGCCTGAATGGCTTCCCCACCAACGCCATCGCTGAGCAGGTGAAGACCGATCCTTACCGGATCTTGGTGGTCGCCAACAAGTTCCAGACGGGATACGACGAACCGCTGCTGCACACGATGTACGTCGACAAGGCACTTTCCGGAGTGCTGGCGGTGCAAACACTGTCGCGCCTCAACCGTGCCCAGCCTGCCAAGCACGATACGTTCGTGCTCGACTTCGCCAACGACGCCGACGAGATCCAGCGTGCGTTCGAGCCGTATTACCGCACGACTGTGCTGGCCGAGGAGACCGACGCCAACAAGCTTCATGACCTGGTCAACGATCTCGACACCTTCGCCGTGTATACGATCGAACAGATCGACGAGTTCGTGAGTCGCTACCTGGCTGGCGAGAGCCGTGACCGGCTCGACCCGCTGCTCGATGTGAGTGTCGCGGAGTATATAGAGATGCCCGACGAAGACGATCAAGTGGCGTTCAAGGGCGGCGCGAAGGCGTTCCTTCGCACGTACAACTTCCTCTCGACTGTGCTGCCGTACGGGAGCAGCGAGTGGGAGAAGCGTTCAATCTTCCTCGACCACCTGGTGCCTAAGCTGCCCGCGCCGAAGGAGGAGGACCTCTCGGCCGGCATCCTGGAGAATATCGATCTGGAGTCGTATCGGGCCGAGAAGCTCAGTGCCATGAAGATCGTCCTTGACGATGAGGATGGCACTCTCGATCCAGTGCCGGCCGCCGGTGGTGGGCACCGCTCAGACCCAGACCTCGAGAGGCTCTCAGCGATTGTGCGGAGCTTCAACGATCACTTCGGCAACATCGAGTGGAACGATGCTGATCGCGTGAAGCGGTTCATCACCGAAGAGATCCCGCGGCTGGTGTCAGAGGACGAGGCCTACAAGAACGCGCAGGCCAACGACGATCCAGTCAACGCCCGCGTCGAGAGCGACCGCGCACTCAGCCAGGTCATGCTACGCCTCATCTCAGATGACACCCAGCTCTTCAAGGAGTTCCAGGACAACACCAGCTTCAAGCAGTGGCTCGCCAATGCGGTATTCAACGCGACCTACCGGAAGAGTGCTTGA